In Candidatus Eremiobacteraceae bacterium, the genomic stretch GATGTCTCCGATCGTTGGTTCTGGCAAGCGCTGCTTGCGATAACGCCCGCGCAACTCGAGCGCGCCATGCGCCGCATCGATACGGATCGCTTCGTCCGTGTCATCGTGGAGCCCGGTTCGTGAGCGAAGCCGGTGCGGCTGTCGACCAGCACGCCGCGCGCGTCGCCGTCGTCGTCTTTCCGGGGACGAACTCCGAGGACGAAACCGTCGACGCATGCCGCGATGCGGGCATGGACGCCCGTCTTTTCTGGTGGAGCGAGGATCCCGAGTCGCTGCGCTCGTTCGACGCGTACGTCTTCTCGGGCGGCTTCGCGCACGAGGATCGCGTCCGCGCCGGTGCGATCGCCTCGAAGAGCCCGTTGGTAGCCGTCGTGCGCGAAGAGGCCGAGCGCGGTAAGCTGATCCTCGGCATTTGCAACGGCGCGCAGATCCTCGCCGAGAGCGGCATGATCGGCGATGTCGCGATCGGGCGCAATCTGCCGTCTCGCCATTACCAGTGCCGCTTCGTCGACGTCGTCGCGGGCGACGAGCCGAGCAGGTGCGCGTTCACGCGATTCTTGGAGCCCGGAGCCTCGTTGCGCATGGTCGCAGCGCATGCCGAAGGACGCTTCACGGGCGACGCGCGCTATTTCGACGATCTCGAGGAGCGCGGCCGAATCGTGCTCCGCTATGCCGGCAAGGCGCACAACGGCGCGATGCACCGCGCGGCCGGCATCTGCAACGACGATGGCAACATCCTCGCGCTCATGCCGCACCCGGAGCGCGCCGCATGGGCGTTCAACGTCGCGTTCGACGACCCGTCGCTGCGCTCGGACGAGCCGAACCGGCCCGTCGGCGCGCACGCGATATTCGAATCGATGGCGCGCAGCCTGCGCGATCTGAAAACCGCACGCTAGAAGGAGCGAATTTCAAGTGCCTACGACCCACACGCCGCCGACCGGAGACGAGTCGATCGCGATCGCCGGTGAGGCGCGCAACCTCCAGGCGAAGATCAAGACGAAGCGCGGCGATATCGTATTCACGTTCTACCCGAACGACGCACCGAACACGGTCGCGTCGTTCGTCAAGCTCGCGCGCGCCGGTTTCTATGACGGCTTGACCTTCCACCGCGTCGAACCGGGCTTCGTCATCCAAGGCGGCTGCCCGCTCGGCACCGGCACCGGCGACGCCGGCTACAAGTTGAAGGCGGAGTTCAACGCTCGACCGCACGTGAAGGGCACGGTCGCGATGGCGCGCGCGCAGAGCCCGAACTCGGCGGGATCTCAGTTCTACATCTGTTTGGGAGATGCGAGTTTCCTGGACCGTCAGTACACGGTATTCGGCCAGGTGAAGTCCGGACAAGACGCGGTCGATGCCGTCCGCGTCGGCGACGTCATGGAGAAGGTGACGATCGAGCCCGTCTCGTGAGCGCGTCGAGGATGAGCCGCTCGCGCTCCTCGTAGCGCGCCGTCGTATCGCGTACATACGTCTCGACGTCCGCCTTGTCTGCGACGGACGGATGTCCGGCGCGAAACGGCGGATCGGGATCGTACTCGAGCCCGAGCTGCACCCGCTTCGCGACGTCGGCTCCGCGCAGCCGTGCGATGAGCGTGAAACCGAAATCTATTCCGGCGGTGACGCCGCCGCCCGTGATGAGGTTGCCGTCTTCGACGACGCGTTTCGACACCGGCGTCGCGCCGAAAAGCTTCAGCAAATCGAGATAGCGCCAATGCGTCGTGGCTTGGCGGCCTTCGATCAGTCCCGCGACGCCCAAGAGCAGCGCTCCAGTGCAGACCGAGGTGACGTATTGCGCCGCTCGCGCCCTCGAAGCGACGAAATCGAGCAGCTTGTCGTTCGCTAACGACGCACCGATGCCGTGACCGCCGGGGATGAAAAGGACTTCGAATGGCGGCGCGTCGTCGAACGTCGCGTCGGGCGTGACCGCCGGCGCGAGGTCGGGGACGACCGGAGCGCCTGTTTCAGCGATGGTCAGCGCTTTGACGTCCGGCGCTCGCGAGAAGACGTCGAGCGGTCCGGCGAGATCGAGCAGCTCGAAGCCGGGGAATACGACCATGCCGATCGTCGTCAACGCGCGCGCACCTCGCTTGCGAAGGGCAGGTCGCGCGTAGTCCCGCGTCGGACTTGGCCACGCGATGCCCGTGTATGAATTCGGCGTTGAGTTGACCGTCGGCGACAATACCGCCTTCACCGTGCGCGGCGCGCTGCGCGGCTTGGGCTACGTCGATCTCGATCGCGTCGAACGCAGTGAGCTGCTGCGGCTCAAGCTTCCCGAAGGCGGACTATCGATCGACGCTTGCGGCGCAGCGCTGACGCACGCCGAGGTCGTGTTCAATCCGAACAAACACCGGCTCTCGCATTCGGGCCTGCCGGAGACCGCCGTCTATGAGGCGGTCGTGACGGACGTCGACGACGACTCGAACGCTCTCGCCGACGTTCTTCGCGAGCGGTTCGGCATCGATGGGCTCGAGAACATCGAGCGCGCGACCGCGTGGCGGCTCTACGAGACCGGCGGCAAGCCAGCCGACGCGCAGCTGCTCGAATGGGCGTGCACCTCGCTGCTCGCGAACAAGTTCTCGCAATCGTTCACGGTCCGCCGCTCCCCCACGCGCACCGCCGTCAAATAAGCCTTCTAAGAAGCGACTTGGGAGCGGTCGAGATTTATCTCGACCGCCGCGGTCATCTCAGTCGTCTTGGGGTCAACAAAAATAAAAGGTGCGAGCACAGGACGTAGAGCTCGCACCAGGGGTGGGTGTTAGGAGTGCCGGAGTCAGTATAGCACGCGGATGCCGCGCGCCGCATCACGTTGGCACTATGTTGTCAGCCGCGCAACAGCCTCGCGAGATCGATGGCATCTGCTTTATGCTTACGATTGCCTGTGAGCCGCGCCGACAGTTCGTATGCCGCGACGAGCTCCGGCGATTTGCCGAAGCGCTCGATGAGCGGCAGCGCCTCGCGGACCGCGAGCAGCGCCTGCGCGCGTTCGCCGCGTCCTTCGTACGCGAGGGCTCGGATCAGGCACGCATAGCCGACGAATCCCGCTTTGCCTTGCCGCTGCATCGCTTCGCCCGCGCGTAGCGAGGCTGCGAGCGCTTCGACATAGCGGTGCGACAACAGGAGAAGCTCGGCTTCAGCGAGCTCGAGTCTCGCCCAACCCGCGCCGCCTTGTTCGACGCGAGAGCGTCCCTCGTCGATCAAGCGACGCGCTGCGTCGAAATCGCCGACCTCCGCTTCGCTTTCGGCGGCGGCGGCGCTCAGGAGCGCGAATTCCGTGCCTTTCATCGTCGCGCGAGCGATGCCGATCGTCCGGCGCGTCGTCTGCGCGGCGCCTTCGGCGTTGCCGTTGAGCCGTTCCATGCTCGATAGCCAGCCGAGCGCCATGAGCGCGTCGTGGAGCATGCCGCGCCGCTCGGCGAGAACCGCAGCAGCCGACATCTCGCGCATCGCCCACGCGACATCGCCGTCTTTGACGAGATGGACCATCGACGACGCGGCGAGCAGTGCGTAATGAGCGTCATCCGGCGGATCGTCCAGGCGCTCGAGCGCGTTCCATGCGCTTTCGACCTCACCGCCGGCGGTCTCGATATTGCCGGTGAGCCAGTGGAGCACTGCCGAATTTGCGTGCGCGCGGACCAAGACGTCGGTCGCGCCGAGAGGAGCGTCACCGAGCAGGCTCGTCGACTTGAGCGCCGCGAGATCGTAGCCTTGGAACGCAGCCGGGGTTTCGCCGCGGACGCGAGCGATCGTCGCGGACGAGAGGTCGATGTCGCACTCGACGAGCAGGCTCTGCCTGTCCTTGGGCGCTTCGCTCGTCGCGATCGCACGTCTGGCATTTTCGACTGCGGTCGCGGCTTTTTCCGTGTAGCCGGAGTCGACGAGTGTGATCGCTGCTGCATTGAAGGCACGGGCGCGCTGGAGACTCGACGTCGAATTCGTGGCGACCTGATCGAGGACGCCGAGCGCGTCGTCGAACTTGCCCATGTTGCGCAGCAAGGTCGCGTAGCGCAATTCGAGGTCGAAGCTGTCGCCGAGGTTGACGACGGCGAGCACCGGCGGCGCATATCGCGGCAGATCCTCGACGAGGCGAAGACGAATGCCGTCGAGATCGCGGAAAAGCGTCCTTAGCGATATGCCAAGGTCGCGAGCCACTGCTTTATATGGCTCGGTGCCGATGACGCAGCGTCTGACGATTTCGGATTGGCGGTGAGAGCGATCGCCGTCGAAGGGGTTGCCCTCTGAGGGATCGAGCGCTCGTAAGACCGAGGCGACCGCTTGCGCCACACGTGACACGACGACGCGATCCGGGAGTTGCTCCGAGCCTTCTCTATCCGCAGCGAGAAGGTGCGCGACGAGCGGATTCGACCGTAGCGCCTTCGCGTTGCGCATGTTGTGGAGGAGGTGTCGTGCGGCTACGTCCGTCGCATCGATTGGTTGAGCGTATGCTTGATTATCCACGGCTGGCCCCTCGCTGCCGCTGTTATGTAGCATTTATTTTCGGCGTGTCCCGACTAGGCCCTCGCGCCGCATCGTGTTCTGAGCCTCATATCCTAGCATGCAGGCGCCGCAAATCCCGGTACAAACTGCCAAAATAGTGACAAACTGCTCAAGGCTTGTCAGCAGCGCGTCCTTTCGCGGACCTGCCGATGCATGGGCGTCCGACGCGCGGCGGAGGAAATGACACATGGACGGGCGCCGTGCCCGCCTGAGTCGAGGCCTCCGCAAGCCCTACGGGGGCCTTGGCTTTTCGCGCTCTTTTTCGCGAACGTTCGATCAGAAAAATGGGAGCGGTCGAGATTCATCTCGACCGCCGCGATCTATCCATCTATCCATCTAAGGCAGATCGAACGCGTCGCGAACGGCACGGCTTCGCAACGAGATGTACGCCCACAGGAAGGCGGCGAGTATGGGCAGCACGGCGATCGCCAACAGTCCGACCGCCGACGCGTTGTAACTAGGATTCTCTATCATCAACTCCGTGAAGAAGTTCGGGTCGACCGCTTGGACGACCGACCAGGCGATGATGAACATCCCGCCGACGACGACGAGTCCGTATGTCGGCCCCTGAAGAGTCGCTCGCCAGGAGACGAGCAGCTTGTAGAGCTGCTCGAGTTTCCTGACGCCGTATCCCAACAAAGCGAGCACTCCGACGAAGATGCAAATGAGGATCACGTTCAGCTCGAAGATCGGATCGTCTGCAAGCGAGCGAAAGATCGCTTCGAGCGGCAACATAAAAAGAGCGCACGCGGTCGTGATCGCGCCGAGCAGCGTGTAGAGGTAGGCATACATGTATGCGGCCCTACTTCGATAAAACAGGCCGACGGTTGCGGCTACATATATGAGGTGAAGGGCGATGGTGCCTGGATAGAGCGGCCACAGCGGCTGACGAAAATCGTATACCAGCACGCAGATCCCACCGAAGAGCAACATCGCTGCGATGATGTACACGCGAAGCCGCGTGCCGCTATCAGGCCACGGACCGCTGCGGCCCCGCACGAAATCGGCCAACCATCGTATGGCGGCATTCATCGCAGGCGGCATTCGCCCGCTCCAAGGTCGGACCCGCCTGACGCGAGAATACATCGGGGCAAATGCCGAAAACTCAGCCACAGCTGTTCACCATCGCGACGCTGGGCAGCCACTCGGCCTTGCAGATCCTCAAAGGCGCCAAGGACGAGGGCTTCCACACGCTAGCGGTGGTGACGCCGCAAAACCAGCCCCTTTACTCGAGCTTCGCGTTCGTCGACGAAGTCGAGGTCATCGACAAGTACTCGGACTTCCCGGGGCTCGAGCCGAAGCTCGCCGGCCGCAAGATCATCCTCGTGCCGCACGGATCGTTCGTCGCCTACCTATCGCTTCGCGAGCACAAGGCGATGACGACGCCGTACTTCGGCAACAAGGCCGTGCTCGATCTCGAAGCCGATCGAATGAAGCAGCGCGATTGGCTCCTTCGCGCCGGCTTGAGGATGCCGCGCCAGTTCACGCAGGCGAGCGAGATCGATAGGCCCGTCATCGTGAAGCTGTACGGCGCGCTCGGCGGTAAGGGCTACCTCTTCGTCAAGAACGCCGACGACTTCAGCACGCGGGCCGCCAAGCTCAAGCAGCAGTACATCATGCAGGAGTACATCATCGGCGTTCCGGTGTACATCCACTACTTCTATTCGCCGCTCACCGGCAAGCTCGAGATCATGTCGATGGATCGCCGCTACGAGAGCAACGTCGACTCGCTCGGGCGCATCCCGTCGGCCGACCAAGAAGGCTGGGATCTGCAGCCTTCGTACGTC encodes the following:
- the purQ gene encoding phosphoribosylformylglycinamidine synthase I, producing the protein MSEAGAAVDQHAARVAVVVFPGTNSEDETVDACRDAGMDARLFWWSEDPESLRSFDAYVFSGGFAHEDRVRAGAIASKSPLVAVVREEAERGKLILGICNGAQILAESGMIGDVAIGRNLPSRHYQCRFVDVVAGDEPSRCAFTRFLEPGASLRMVAAHAEGRFTGDARYFDDLEERGRIVLRYAGKAHNGAMHRAAGICNDDGNILALMPHPERAAWAFNVAFDDPSLRSDEPNRPVGAHAIFESMARSLRDLKTAR
- a CDS encoding peptidylprolyl isomerase yields the protein MPTTHTPPTGDESIAIAGEARNLQAKIKTKRGDIVFTFYPNDAPNTVASFVKLARAGFYDGLTFHRVEPGFVIQGGCPLGTGTGDAGYKLKAEFNARPHVKGTVAMARAQSPNSAGSQFYICLGDASFLDRQYTVFGQVKSGQDAVDAVRVGDVMEKVTIEPVS
- a CDS encoding formate--phosphoribosylaminoimidazolecarboxamide ligase codes for the protein MPKTQPQLFTIATLGSHSALQILKGAKDEGFHTLAVVTPQNQPLYSSFAFVDEVEVIDKYSDFPGLEPKLAGRKIILVPHGSFVAYLSLREHKAMTTPYFGNKAVLDLEADRMKQRDWLLRAGLRMPRQFTQASEIDRPVIVKLYGALGGKGYLFVKNADDFSTRAAKLKQQYIMQEYIIGVPVYIHYFYSPLTGKLEIMSMDRRYESNVDSLGRIPSADQEGWDLQPSYVVIGNQPISLRESLLAEAFHMGEAVVRVSRELCPERGLFGAFCLETIVTPEAEFYLMEISARIVAGTNLFIDGSPYSYLNYDEPMSTGRRIAREIKNALLSNSLEMVLDQSSKLPEFYLADLESPGVAISGPGVPAN
- a CDS encoding DJ-1/PfpI family protein, translating into MTTIGMVVFPGFELLDLAGPLDVFSRAPDVKALTIAETGAPVVPDLAPAVTPDATFDDAPPFEVLFIPGGHGIGASLANDKLLDFVASRARAAQYVTSVCTGALLLGVAGLIEGRQATTHWRYLDLLKLFGATPVSKRVVEDGNLITGGGVTAGIDFGFTLIARLRGADVAKRVQLGLEYDPDPPFRAGHPSVADKADVETYVRDTTARYEERERLILDALTRRARSSPSP